TGGCGGCCGAGCGCGCCCGGATCGCGCGCGAGCTCCACGACGTCGTCGCGCACAACGTCTCGGTGATGGTCGTACAGGCCGACGGCGCCGCCTATGTGCTGGACGCCGCACCGGACCAGGCCCGGCAGGCACTGGAGACGATCTCCTCCACAGGCCGTCAGGCGCTCGCCGAGATGCGCCGGCTGCTGGGCGTCCTGCGCACCGGCGACGCACCCGAGAGCGGGGAGTACGTGCCGCAGCCGGACGTCGAGCAGATCAAGGAACTGGTGGAGCAGGTGCGCGGCGCGGGCCTGACCGTCGACTTCCGGATCGAGGGCACCCCGCGGCCGCTGCCGAGCGGTGTGGAGCTCACCGCCTACCGGATCGTCCAGGAGGCCCTCACCAACACCCGCAAGCACGGTGGCCCGGACGCCGGGGCGAGCGTCCGGCTGGTCTACTTCGACGACGGCCTCGGACTCCTCGTCGAGGACGACGGCCGCGGCGCGGCCCACGAGCTGTACGAGGACGGCGGCGCGGACGGCAAGGGCCACGGCCTCATCGGCATGCGGGAGCGCGTCGGCATGGTCGGCGGCACGCTCGACGCCGGTCCACGGCCGGGGGGTGGATTCCGGATCAGCGTGCTGCTGCCCCTCAAACCCGCCCACTAGCCAGCCCGCCGCCACCCGTCCTCGGCTGCGGCCCTTCCGTCCCGTCGAACCCGTCTGCGGTCCGGTCCGATTTTGTCCGATCCGATCCGATCCGGTCCGGCCACACCGCCCGTACGCCCGGCCCGTCCCGCCCGCCCCCGAATCCCGCCCGTACACCCGTCCCGCCCGCCCGGCCACAAGACAAGGACCCGCCCATGACCATCCGCGTGATGCTCGTCGACGACCAGGTGCTGCTGCGCACCGGCTTCCGGATGGTGCTCGCCGCCCAGCCCGATATGGAGGTCGTCGCCGAGGCCGGCGACGGGGCCGAGGCCATCGAGATCCTCCGCGCCACGGCGGTCGACGTGGTGCTGATGGACGTCCGTATGCCCCGGCTGGACGGGGTGGAGGCGACCAGCCGGATCTGCGCCCAGCCCGATCCGCCGAAGGTGCTGATCCTGACCACCTTCGACCTCGACGAGTACGCCTTCTCGGGACTCAAGGCGGGCGCCAGCGGCTTCATGCTGAAGGACGTGCCCCCGGCCGAACTGCTCGGCGCCATCCGTTCCGTGCACAGCGGGGACGCGGTGGTCGCCCCGTCCACGACGCGTCGGCTGCTCGACCGGTTCTCGCCGATGCTGCCCTCCCACGGGAAGGAGCCGCAGCAGAAGGAGCTGGAGCGGCTCACCGACCGGGAGCGCGAGGTCATGCTGCTCGTCGCGCAGGGCCTGTCGAACGGCGAGATCGCCGCCCGGCTGGTCCTCTCCGAGGCGACGGTGAAGACCCATGTGGGCCGCATCCTGACCAAGCTGGGGCTGCGGGACCGGGTGCAGGTCGTGGTGCTCGCCTACGAGAGCGGCCTGGTCCGCGCGGGGGGCGGGGCCGCGTCCTGACCGGGTTGGTCGCGATGGCCGACGGTCTGCGCGGCGACAGGCGGGACGCGGCGGGCGTACGAGCCGCCGCCCGGAGAAAGCTCCAGCAGTGCCTCGCGGGACTGGGGAGACTCCTGGCGGAGAAGAGGTTCGACCGCCCCCGGAATCTGATGGGGCTGGAGATCGAACTCAATCTCGCGGGCTCCGACGGCCTGCCCCGGATGATGAATGCCGAGGTGCTCGACCGGATTGCCAGCCGTGATTTCCAGACCGAGCTCGGAATGTTCAACCTGGAGGTCAACATTGCGCCGCACCGGCTCGGCGGGCGGGTTGGAGCGTCTGCGTGCCGAGGCACTGCGCTCCGGCCGCCTGCCCGCGCCCGATACGGAACCGGATGTCGTCGACGCATCATCCGGTGATCGCGGCCTCGGGCGCAGGGTCTGCCAGGGGGAGGTGCCCCGGCGCCAGGCGGCCGCACTCCGCCGTGCCGCGACCGGCACCACCGGCACCACCGCCACCACCACCGGCGCCACCACCACCGGCGCCACCACCACCGGCGCCACCCCACGCACCACCACCAGCGCGTCCGTCGCCGTGACGCCGGCGGGTGAGCACGAGTGCCCCGCCGGTCAGCGGCGACCCCGCCCGGCACCGCCCGGCACCCGCGCCATGAAGTCCGCGACGGCCGCCCTGACGTCGTCCGCGGTCCACGACAGCCCCGGTGCGGACACGGTCACCTCCGTGGCGCTGACTCCCGGGGGACCGGACCGGGCCGGGAACCAGTGGCGGAAGAGGGTCACGCCCGTCTCCTCCGCCTGCCGCAGGCCGGCCTCGTCCAGCGGGGCGGCGTCGAAGGGGAGCCACACCTGGAACTGGTGGGTGTGCGGCGGTTCCGGGTGCACCCGGAACCAGGGCACGCCCGGCTCCTCCGCCAGCCCGGCCGCCAGCGCCGCCGCGACGGTCCTCGCATGGGCCACGTACGCCGGCAGTCTCGGCAACTCCCGCTCCAGGCCGAGCAGCGCCGAAAGCGCCGCCGGGTACTGCTGGAAGACCTGCCCGCCGTAGCGGTGGCGCCAGGCGCGTGCCTCCGCCACCAGGGACTCGGGCCCGGCCAGCACCGCGCCCGAAAGGCCCGCGAGGGACTTGTAGAACGAGACGTACACGCTGTCCGCGAGTCCGGCGATCTCGTCCAGTGCGCGGCCGAAATGCGGGGCGCATTCCCAGAGCCGCGCGCCGTCGAAATGCACCACCGCCTCCATCTCGCGCGCCGCCTCGACGACCTCCACGAGTTCGTCCCACTGCGGCAGTACGAATCCGGCGTCCCGCAGCGGCAGCTCCAGCATCAGCGTGCCGAACGGCTCGTCCAGGCCGCGTATCTCGTCGGCCGTCGGCAGCCGCGGCTCCCGGGTCGGGTGGACCGTGCGCAGCCCGCCGACC
The Streptomyces tirandamycinicus DNA segment above includes these coding regions:
- a CDS encoding sensor histidine kinase yields the protein MQRLYDLLRRHPTGVDSFWAVVLFGFSVLWVVQEHVGVEPRLAPAVVVLLLCLAVALRRRVPERMLLLVAGVGIAQLVLDVGPNPADFAMLVLIYTVAAHDGQRWASHLALAGGLCAATLAQIRWPEPGMSAGTKIFFTVVMTVPFALAWVLGDSLRTRRAYFAQLEERATRLEKEREAQSKVAVAAERARIARELHDVVAHNVSVMVVQADGAAYVLDAAPDQARQALETISSTGRQALAEMRRLLGVLRTGDAPESGEYVPQPDVEQIKELVEQVRGAGLTVDFRIEGTPRPLPSGVELTAYRIVQEALTNTRKHGGPDAGASVRLVYFDDGLGLLVEDDGRGAAHELYEDGGADGKGHGLIGMRERVGMVGGTLDAGPRPGGGFRISVLLPLKPAH
- a CDS encoding response regulator transcription factor, with protein sequence MTIRVMLVDDQVLLRTGFRMVLAAQPDMEVVAEAGDGAEAIEILRATAVDVVLMDVRMPRLDGVEATSRICAQPDPPKVLILTTFDLDEYAFSGLKAGASGFMLKDVPPAELLGAIRSVHSGDAVVAPSTTRRLLDRFSPMLPSHGKEPQQKELERLTDREREVMLLVAQGLSNGEIAARLVLSEATVKTHVGRILTKLGLRDRVQVVVLAYESGLVRAGGGAAS
- a CDS encoding threonine aldolase family protein, which produces MTQNAERTLPVDAPVADAGTEGAAGADPAGARVRRTDGIGDAERHRSLAAWRGSARRLWHGSADGRLGERLTALAADAGAVHDLDEHVDLYGDGVVAELERRVAALLGFPAAAFFPTGTMAQQVALRCWAGRTGNRTVALHPLAHPEVHERGALGAVGGLRTVHPTREPRLPTADEIRGLDEPFGTLMLELPLRDAGFVLPQWDELVEVVEAAREMEAVVHFDGARLWECAPHFGRALDEIAGLADSVYVSFYKSLAGLSGAVLAGPESLVAEARAWRHRYGGQVFQQYPAALSALLGLERELPRLPAYVAHARTVAAALAAGLAEEPGVPWFRVHPEPPHTHQFQVWLPFDAAPLDEAGLRQAEETGVTLFRHWFPARSGPPGVSATEVTVSAPGLSWTADDVRAAVADFMARVPGGAGRGRR